A genomic window from Lotus japonicus ecotype B-129 chromosome 1, LjGifu_v1.2 includes:
- the LOC130727801 gene encoding uncharacterized protein LOC130727801 has product MSASESEKKVEEEEENQEVLKGGELLFCGATCWDIVGRRKGPVDGNLVSPTRLRPLVGIDIRYVAAGCASCHCVALDVDGRCYTWGRNEKGQLGHGDTIQRDRPTVVSELSKYKVVQAGAGRSHTVVITDDGNSLAFGWNKHGQLGSGSAKNEVETSPVRCLVSEVTYTTCGGDFTVWLSSVEGASILTAGLPQYGQLGHGTDNEYNLKDSSVKLVYEAQPRPRAIASLAGETIVKVACGTNHTVAVDKNGYVYTWGFGGYGRLGHREQKDEWAPRRVDLFQNRNVLPADAIISAGSVNSSCTAAGGQLYMWGKIKSTGDDWMYPKPVMDLSGWNIRCMDSGSMHHFVGADSSCISWGHAQNGELGYGPTGQKSSAVPKKVDILEGMHVISVACGMGHSMVVVDRANVADRLDQLDTYDGKAFGEVNEIVKESPAPKKAAKKGAKKGADNSKKRKKAKEPSDSEEEEEEDAEESDNSEDEVNGEAEVKRSRGGKTSGKGRGKAPKKSGAEVKGSGRGRGGAAAAANKSGSSGKRGRPRKSS; this is encoded by the exons ATGTCTGCTTCCGAATCGGAGAAGAAGgttgaggaggaggaagagaaccAGGAAGTTCTCAAAGGCGGTGAGCTCTTGTTCTGCGGTGCCACGTGTTGGGATATCGTTGGTCGTCGGAAGGGTCCCGTCGACGGTAACTTGGTCTCTCCCACGCGCCTCCGTCCTCTCGTTGGGATTGATATTCGCTACGTCGCTGCCGGCTGCG CTTCTTGTCATTGTGTGGCATTGGATGTTGATGGGCGTTGCTATACTTGGGGCCGTAATGAG AAGGGGCAACTGGGTCATGGAGATACCATTCAGCGTGATAGGCCAACTGTGGTGTCTGAACTTTCCAA ATACAAAGTTGTCCAAGCTGGAGCTGGGAGGAGCCATACAGTAGTTATCACAGATGATGGGAACTCCCTGGCCTTTGGATGGAACAAACATGGACAGCTTGGTTCTGGCTCTGCGAAAAATG AAGTTGAGACATCTCCTGTTCGCTGTCTTGTGTCTGAAGTAACGTATACTACTTGTGGGGGTGACTTCACAGTGTGGTTATCTTCCGTTGAAGGAGCTTCTATATT AACTGCTGGGCTTCCACAGTACGGGCAGCTTGGGCATGGAACAGATAATGAG TATAATTTGAAAGACAGCTCTGTGAAATTGGTTTACGAAGCCCAACCACGTCCTCGAGCAATAGCTTCTCTTGCTGGGGAAACCATCGTCAAAGTTGCATGTGGAACAAATCACACAG TGGCGGTGGATAAGAATGGCTATGTCTACAC GTGGGGTTTTGGTGGTTATGGAAG GCTAGGACATCGGGAGCAGAAGGACGAATGGGCCCCACGCCGTGTTGATCTTTTCCAGAATAGAAATGTTTTGCCTGCTGATGCAATTATTTCAGCTGGTTCTGTGAATTCTTCATGTACTGCAG cTGGAGGGCAGTTGTACATGTGGGGCAAAATAAAGAGCACCGGTGATGACTGGATGTATCCTAAGCCTGTCATGGATTTAAG TGGTTGGAATATACGATGCATGGATTCAGGCAGTATGCACCATTTTGTCGGGGCTGATTCCTCGTGCATAAGTTGGGGTCATGCTCAGAATGGTGAGCTGGGATATGGACCAACTGGGCAGAA GTCTTCTGCTGTACCTAAAAAGGTGGACATACTTGAGGGTATGCATGTAATAAG TGTAGCTTGTGGTATGGGCCATTCCATGGTTGTTGTTGATAGAGCAAATGTTGCTGATAGACTTGACCAG CTTGATACATATGATGGGAAAGCTTTTGGTGAAG TTAATGAGATTGTAAAGGAAAGTCCAGCGCCGAAGAAGGCTGCGAAAAAGGGTGCAAAGAAGGGAGCTGACAATTCTAAGAAGAGGAAAAAAGCAAAAGAACCATCTGActcagaggaggaagaggaagaggatgctGAAGAAAGTGACAATAGTGAGGATGAAGTTAATGGTGAGGCTGAGGTAAAAAGGTCTCGTGGTGGAAAAACTTCCGGTAAAGGCCGAGGTAAGGCGCCCAAAAAGTCAGGGGCCGAGGTTAAAGGTTCTGGCAGAGGACGTGGTGGCGCTGCCGCCGCTGCAAACAAGAGTGGTTCTTCCGGTAAGAGAGGAAGACCTCGCAAGTCGTCATGA
- the LOC130712030 gene encoding nuclear transport factor 2A-like, protein MTSIHSTEEDNSDGFGENGFCGWRREEADLSFEKMGFAGGEEKMDEEGGRGEIKMDPDALAKAFMEHYYSTFDSNCAALANLYQEGSMLSFEGQKIQGSQNIVAKLTSLPFQQRHHSITTVDCQPSGANAAILVFVSGNRQTIHE, encoded by the exons ATGACTTCAATTCATTCCACAGAAGAGGATAACAGTGATGGGTTTggagaaaatgggttttgtgggtggagaagagaagaggcAGATCTGAGTTTTGAGAAAATGGGTTTTGCTGGTGGAGAAGAGAAAATGG atgaagaaggaggaagaggggAAATCAAAATGGATCCAGACGCGTTGGCAAAGGCATTCATGGAGCACTATTACTCAACCTTCGATTCCAACTGTGCTGCTCTTGCCAATCTCTATCAGGAAGGTTCCATGCTCTCTTTCGAAGGTCAAAAGATTCAAGGTTCTCAAAACATCGTCGCTAAACTCACCTCTCTCCCCTTCCAACAGCGCCATCACTCCATCACCACCGTTGATTGCCAACCCTCCGGCGCCAACGCCGCCATACTCGTCTTCGTCAGCGGCAACCGCCAAACTATTCATGAATGA
- the LOC130732230 gene encoding uncharacterized protein LOC130732230, with protein sequence MTCSAVTKMDRRRMGLVLRNTDEDTAWEIDHLLERYVYKGFMFLTTYNPDGTHRKVTDFDGEIRMPYPPARFAPPDDDESTMETDPSEGLSPPPVSTPPPPGPDSLDYTPTSPVPDPPANEARMEEMFDRLIERQEQRRRTLVKEAVDVDEAFVARGII encoded by the exons ATGACGTGTTCTGCTGTgactaag ATGGATCGCCGAAGAATGGGCCTTGTTCTGCGTAACACGGATGAAGACACCGCCTGGGAGATAGACCACCTCCTAGAGCGGTATGTATATAAAGGCTTTATGTTTCTAACGACCTACAACCCGGATGGCACACATCGGAAGGTGACAGACTTCGATGGCGAGATTCGGATGCCCTATCCTCCTGCTCGGTTTGCACCGCCTGACGACGACGAGTCTACCATGGAGACAGACCCTTCGGAGGGCTTATCACCGCCGCCTGTGTCTACACCGCCTCCACCTGGACCTGATTCTCTAGATTACACCCCGACTTCGCCTGTACCGGACCCTCCAGCGAATGAGGCTCGCATGGAGGAGATGTTCGACAGATTGATCGAGCGTCAGGAGCAGAGGCGTCGGACATTAGTCAAGGAGGCCGTGGACGTGGATGAGGCTTTCGTGGCCAGGGGCATCATCTGA